Sequence from the Longimicrobiaceae bacterium genome:
GGGCGAGGGCCGAGAGCGCGGCGGCTAACGGGAGCTTCGTGCGGATGCTTCTCATGCTTCTGCTTCGCGGCGGGAACGGAAGAGGGACGGCGGCCGTGCGCACGGTGTGGCGCCGGGTCGGCCGGACGGAAGCGCGGACGGAGGGGAACGGGCCGATGGACCGGCCTTCAACCCTAACGAATCCGGAGGGCGGGGCAACGAGCCCCCGCCCTCCGGTGTTCACTGCGGTGCCGCGGGGCGGATCAGCCCTGCAGGCAGCCCTTCTGGCCGCTGGTGTTCAGGAAGCCGGTGCCGGCCGTGTACGCCGCGTTCGACCACTCCATCTGGAGCTTCCAGACCGAGCCGTTGGTGAACGTCACCGGAGCGTGGAACGCCCAGGCGCACTTGTCGCCGTTCTCCTGGCCGCTCGCGTCGTACCAGCCGCCGTTGCGCGGGTCGGTGATCGCCTCGGACAGCTCGTGCGCCGTCACGCTCGCCACGGCCGAGAGGCCCTGCGAGTGCGTGGTCCACGTGTCCTGCGGGTCGCAGCCGGCGATGCCGTCGATGTTGGGCATGTACGCCACCTGCACCGGCTTGCCACCCGTGCACGTGCCGTAGCTGTGCCACGCGCAGTAGCTGACGTGGCCGGCGCCCGTCGACGTGTAGATGAAGTAGACGCCGTTCGGGTCGGGGTTGTTGCCGGTGATCTTGCACGCCTCGGCGACGGCGCCGGAGACGGTCAGCGCCTTGCTGGGCGGCGTGGACGTGTCGATCACGTGGCCCAGGTACGTGGTGGTCGCGCTGACCTGGCCGTTCAGGCCCGTGTACTCGGTATTGGTCGCCGCGTAGGCACTGCTGCCGAAGCCGCTGAAGAAGCTGTCGAGGCCCGTGATCTTGTCGCCCGCGAACGACGCGGTGTTCCACTGCGAGCCCCAGAAGATCGCCTGCGTCTTCGCCGCGACCAGGATGTTGCCGTTGTGGAGGGTCATCAGCGCCGACGTGGTGGCACCGTTCGACGGCTGGGCCTTCTGGCCCTTCGCCGGGTGCATGTGCGGCTCGGCGGCGCCGTGCATGACCGGGGCGTCCACGAAGTCCTTGGCCGACTTGCCGCTCATGGCGGTGGGCGACTGGTCGGTCGTGCCGCAGGCGGCGAGGAAGCTAGCAGCGAACAGAAGGGACAGCTTCTTCATGGAACGGGGCTCCACTGAACGGGTGGGACCCGGCGTCGAACGGACGTTCGAGCGGGGTGCTATCCATAAAGGCAAGAGCGGGCCCGTTTTCGGGCGGCATGCGTGCGGTGGATAACCCTCTGTCGGATAGTCGTTTAGAGACTTACGGCCTATTTGGCGCGCCGACATCTTGTGGTGCAGTATGCACCAAAATGAATCACTATCCACGTGGTTGGAGCCCGATAACTCACTGCAAGCTGATCGCGTGCAGCGGCTAATATTCCTACGTAATACTATACAGCGTAATAAATGTGCCTTTCATGCGCATATTTCCCCACTTGGGGGCGGCCGAAAAGCAACGAAGGCGTCAAAGACCCGATTGCGATCATCGAGACGGCTACACAGGCGGATCAATGGTGCGTTCTGGTGCGAACGTCCGAGGAGGTAGGCTGCGGGAGGGATACGCACTGTTTTTCAGGCGCAGACGTTCTGGCAGGGACGTGGGAGCATTCCGCCGACCGAGCGTAGCCTTCCCGCGATCTGCGGGCCTGGTGACGACGTGCGGCTGATCGGAAGCGCACGGGCCGCTGCCGCGCCGGGCAAACCTTTGCGGCGTGGCGGCGCGGCCCGTATCTTCCCGTCCGATTTCCGCCCGGCCGTGCAGCGGCCGCCCGCACCCGAAACGACTGAAGCGGCTACGCGCGCGCCACCCGGCGCGCGTCGGAGCCCTGAGCGAAAGGGAGACCCCCGATGGCAGAGAGCGCACGCGGAGTGGTCGTGCCCGCCCGGCACCAGGCCGAGCTTCCGCGCGACCGGATGATCCTGGCCGAGGCGCCCGACACGGAAGCCATCGAGATGGACGTGGTGTTCGCGGGCGCGGGTCCGGCCGGTCTGGCGGGCGCCATCGAGCTGGCGCGCCTGTGCAAGAAGGACGGCGAGTCCGGCGGCTCGATGGGCGAGCTGCAGATCGCCGTGCTGGACAAGGCATCGTCGCTCGGCGAGCACAACCTTTCCGGCGCCGTCATCAACCCGCGGGCGTTCAAGGAGCTGTTCCCCGAGCTGGAGGAGAGCGACTTCCCGTTCCGCCAGAAGGTGGACAAAGAGACGGTGGCGCTGCTCACCGAGACGGGCAGCTACCGCATCCCCACGCCGCCGCCCATGCACAACCAGGGCAACTACACCGCCTCCATCTCCGAGGTGGTGCGCTGGCTGGGCGAGAAGGCCGAGGGGCTGGGCGTGAACGTGCTTCCCGGCTTCCCGGTGGACTCGCTGCTGGTGGACGGCGACCGCGTGCGGGGCGTGCGCACCGTGCCGTCGGGCCTGGACCGCGGCGGCCAGCCGGGCGGGCGCTACGAGGCGCCGACCGACGTGACGGCGCAGGTCACGGTGCTCGCCGAGGGCACCCGCGGTGCGCTCACGCAGGCGTACCGCTCGTGGCGCGGCATCGAGTCGGCCAACCCGCAGATCTACGCGCTGGGCGTGAAGGAGGTGTGGGAGGTCAAGGAGCCGCTGGACCGCATCGTCCACACGCTGGGGTGGCCGCTGCCGCGCGACGCGTTCGGCGGCAGCTTCATGTACCCGCTGGGCGGCAACCTCGTCGCGCTGGGCCTCGTGGTCGGGCTGGACTACCGGCAGACCACGCTGGACGTGCACCAGCTGCTCCAGCGCATGAAGCTGCACCCCTTCTTCCGCAAGCACCTGGAAGGCGGTGAGATGGTGGAGTGGGGCGCGAAGACGATCCCCGAGGGAGGCTACTACTCGCTGCCCGCCCGGCGCGTGGGCCACGGGCTGATGATGGTGGGCGACGCGGCCGGCTTCGTGGACGTGCCGTCGCTCAAGGGCATCCACTACGCCATGCAGTCCGGCATCTACGCGGCCCGCGCGGCGTTCGCGGCCATCAAGGGCGGCGACGTCTCTTCCGAGGCGCTGGCGGAGTACGACCGCATGATCGACCACAGCTACGTGGTCGAGGACATGTACCGCACGCGCAACATGCGGCTGGCGTTCAAGGACGGGTTCTTCGTGGGCGGCGTGAAGGCGGGGCTGATGACGCTCACCGGCGGCCGCGTCCCCGGCGGGCAGATCGACATGCACCCCGACGCCGTGGTGCCGCGCAGGGTCACCCCCGAGGCGCCGTTCGTGCCGGACGGGAAGCTGACGTTCAGCAAGGTCGACGCGGTGTTCAAGTCCGGCAACCAGACCCGCGACGACATCCCGTCGCACCTGATCGTGGGGCAGGACGTGTCTGCCGAGGTCGCCACGCTGTACGAGCACCTGTGCCCGGCGGGCGTGTACGAGCGGCAGGGCGACAAGCTGGTGGTGAACGCGCCCAACTGCATCGACTGCAAGGCGACGGACGTGATCGGCCCGCGTTGGACGCCGCGCGAGGGTGGCAGCGGGCCGGCTTACAAGCAGATGTAGTTCTCAGGCTTACAAGCAGATGTAGTTCTCAGGCGCGTCGGACGAGTCTGTCGGGGTTCGTCCGGACGCCACGGCAGGTCGAGCGGGTCTCCGTCTCCGGACGGAGACCCGCTTCGCTTCGGATGCGGTGGTCGTGGCGGTCCGCTCCGGAGCCGGCCGGGCGATACAGCCTGCCCGCCCGTCTCCTCCGCGGGGTCGGCGAGCCTCCTCCTCCGGCCAACGGTACTGCTGTTGGCCTCCGTCCGGGGTCTCCCCGCCCGGCGGGAGCCTCGCGCATCACGCACGCGGACGCATCCCGCCGCGCGAGTCTCCCGCCGTACATCTCGCTATGGGTACTGCGGAACGACATCGCCTCTCCCTGCTTCTCGTCCCTCCCAACCGCTTCCACCGCAAGCAGTTCTCCCCTCTCCCGCTTGCGGGGGAGGGGCCGGGGGAGGGGGCGCCCTTCCGCATGCGATACATCTTCGGCATCATCCCGTTTGCACTCCTCACCCTCTGCGGGCAACTTCACCGCATGAGCCGTCCCGCATCTCTTGACCTCCCGGACGCGATCCGCCGCGGCTACGACGCCGAGGCGGCGCGGTACGACCGCCGCTGGGCGACGTACAATCGGCGCAGCCTCGCACTGCTGCTCCCACATCTCCCGTCTAACACCGGCGCGCTCCTGGACGTCGGCTGCGGCACGGGCAACCTGCTCGCGGCGCTCGCCGGGCGCGGCGCGCTGCCACCCACGTACGCGGGCGCGGACCCATCCGCGGGGATGCTGGCGGTCGCGCGGGCCAAGGCGGAGGCGCTGGGGCTCGCGTCGCGCGCTGCATTCGTGCAGGCGCCCGCGGAGGCGCTGCCGTTCGCGGACGCGGAGTTCGACATGGTCGCGGCGGCATCGTCGCTCCAGTTCTGGGCGGAGCCGCAACGCGCGCTGGCGGAGGTTCGGCGCGTGCTGCAGCCGGGCGGGCGGTTCGCGACGGTGGACTGGTGCCGCGACTTCCGCTCCATGCGCCTGCTCGACGGCTGGATGCGGCTGCGCGGGACGAAGTACCATCGCATGTACTCGTCGGCCGAGCTGGTTTCGCTGCTTCTGGCGTCGGGGTTTCAGTTGGAGACGATGACGCGGAAGAAGATCGGGCCGATGTGGGGGCTGATGGTTGCGGTGGCCGTGCGGCAGTGAATTTCTCGGCGTGCGAGGTGCGGTTCTGAGGATTCGTTGCGGGCGGAGAGACGGGCTGACACGCAGGTCAGCCCCTACATAGTCCGGGGGACGAGGCGTTTCTGCGGCACGAGGGACGGTGGGTAATCGCGGTGCGGATGTGGGTGTTGTGCGGGGTAGCGCGGGGTTTGCTGGAGGACGGGTGATCGGAGGTTTCGAGAACCCTGCTCCCGCGAGCGTATGCCGGCGAAGAACAAGGACCTGCACGGGAACGTGCCGGAGTCGTGCGAGGTCGCGCTGCTGCTGATCGACGTCATCAACGACATGGAGTATCCTGGGGGCGACCTCATCGTACAGCACGCGGTGCCCATGGCGCGGCGGCTGCGCGACTTGGCCGGCCGCGCGCGCGAGGTGGGCGTACCGGTGGTGTACGTGAACGACAACTTCGGGCGCTGGCAGTCGGACTTCCGCAAGGTGTACGAGCATTGCGCGGCAGAGGGCGTGCGCGGCTGCGAGGTGTGCCGCATGCTGGAGCCGCACGACGACGACTACTTCGTGCTCAAGCCCAAGCACTCCGGCTTCTACTCCACCACGCTCGACACGCTGCTGGACTACCTGGGCGCCAAGACGCTGGTGCTCACGGGCATGGCCGGCAACTCGTGCGTGCTCTTCACCGCCAGCGACGCCTTCATGCGCGACTTCCACGTGGTGGTGCCGCCGGACTGCACCGCGTCGCAGACCGCCGCGGCGAACGACAATGCGCTGGACCAGATGCGCGAGGTGCTGAAGGCCGAGCTGATCCCGTCTGCCGAGATCGACTTCGCGGAACTGCAGCGCCGCGCCCGCGAGATCGACGCGGGGGAGGAAGCCGCCGCGCAGTCCTAGCCGCCGACGGGCGGCCGCGATGGCCACGTGCCGCCGCGCATCTCCCGAACGGCCGGGCTGCCGCGCATCCGCCGTGGTGCGCGCGGAAAGGCAGCGGGAGGTTGCCAGCGGGATGGATTCCCTGTAACTTGTTGGCTCTACGCTCGTTCCCT
This genomic interval carries:
- a CDS encoding electron-transfer flavoprotein:ubiquinone oxidoreductase gives rise to the protein MAESARGVVVPARHQAELPRDRMILAEAPDTEAIEMDVVFAGAGPAGLAGAIELARLCKKDGESGGSMGELQIAVLDKASSLGEHNLSGAVINPRAFKELFPELEESDFPFRQKVDKETVALLTETGSYRIPTPPPMHNQGNYTASISEVVRWLGEKAEGLGVNVLPGFPVDSLLVDGDRVRGVRTVPSGLDRGGQPGGRYEAPTDVTAQVTVLAEGTRGALTQAYRSWRGIESANPQIYALGVKEVWEVKEPLDRIVHTLGWPLPRDAFGGSFMYPLGGNLVALGLVVGLDYRQTTLDVHQLLQRMKLHPFFRKHLEGGEMVEWGAKTIPEGGYYSLPARRVGHGLMMVGDAAGFVDVPSLKGIHYAMQSGIYAARAAFAAIKGGDVSSEALAEYDRMIDHSYVVEDMYRTRNMRLAFKDGFFVGGVKAGLMTLTGGRVPGGQIDMHPDAVVPRRVTPEAPFVPDGKLTFSKVDAVFKSGNQTRDDIPSHLIVGQDVSAEVATLYEHLCPAGVYERQGDKLVVNAPNCIDCKATDVIGPRWTPREGGSGPAYKQM
- a CDS encoding methyltransferase domain-containing protein, whose translation is MRYIFGIIPFALLTLCGQLHRMSRPASLDLPDAIRRGYDAEAARYDRRWATYNRRSLALLLPHLPSNTGALLDVGCGTGNLLAALAGRGALPPTYAGADPSAGMLAVARAKAEALGLASRAAFVQAPAEALPFADAEFDMVAAASSLQFWAEPQRALAEVRRVLQPGGRFATVDWCRDFRSMRLLDGWMRLRGTKYHRMYSSAELVSLLLASGFQLETMTRKKIGPMWGLMVAVAVRQ
- a CDS encoding isochorismatase family cysteine hydrolase; protein product: MPAKNKDLHGNVPESCEVALLLIDVINDMEYPGGDLIVQHAVPMARRLRDLAGRAREVGVPVVYVNDNFGRWQSDFRKVYEHCAAEGVRGCEVCRMLEPHDDDYFVLKPKHSGFYSTTLDTLLDYLGAKTLVLTGMAGNSCVLFTASDAFMRDFHVVVPPDCTASQTAAANDNALDQMREVLKAELIPSAEIDFAELQRRAREIDAGEEAAAQS